The following coding sequences are from one Verrucosispora sp. WMMD573 window:
- a CDS encoding neutral zinc metallopeptidase, protein MDRRRRGGRSAVAAGGRGRRRGRLAGLAVALVTAAACMVEPVGGPVEPGGQREPAEPTAEVTRADGTDTVEEFRQDVADAQRLAELYWADQFEASEQSFRPIRQVIAYQRDGEVSCGGQEVPRNNAVYCTVDDYIAYDINWSFGAFRQIGDAFVFYLLGHEYAHGIQTRLGIRYSFTIQQELQADCMAGAFLGDSVRAGRLTLEEGDLDEFNDGLLAVGDEPGQPWFAEGSHGTPEQRTEAFFRGYERSLSACDLG, encoded by the coding sequence CTGGACCGGCGACGTCGAGGCGGGAGGAGCGCGGTGGCGGCAGGTGGGCGAGGGCGACGCCGGGGCAGGCTCGCCGGCCTGGCGGTGGCGCTGGTGACGGCGGCCGCCTGCATGGTGGAGCCGGTGGGTGGACCGGTGGAACCGGGCGGGCAGCGGGAACCGGCCGAACCGACGGCCGAGGTGACCCGTGCCGACGGCACCGACACGGTAGAGGAGTTCCGGCAGGACGTGGCCGACGCGCAGCGGCTCGCCGAGCTGTACTGGGCCGACCAGTTCGAGGCGTCGGAACAGTCCTTCCGGCCGATCCGGCAGGTCATCGCGTACCAGCGCGACGGTGAGGTTTCCTGTGGCGGGCAGGAGGTACCCCGCAACAACGCGGTCTACTGCACCGTCGACGACTACATCGCGTACGACATCAACTGGTCCTTCGGGGCCTTCCGGCAGATCGGTGACGCGTTCGTGTTCTACCTGCTCGGCCACGAGTACGCGCACGGCATCCAGACCCGGCTGGGCATCCGCTACAGCTTCACCATCCAGCAGGAGTTGCAGGCCGACTGCATGGCTGGGGCGTTTCTCGGCGACTCGGTCCGGGCCGGGCGGCTCACCCTTGAGGAAGGCGACCTCGACGAGTTCAACGATGGGCTGCTGGCCGTCGGCGACGAACCCGGCCAACCGTGGTTCGCCGAGGGCTCCCACGGCACCCCCGAGCAGCGGACCGAGGCGTTCTTCCGCGGCTACGAGCGGTCCCTGTCCGCCTGCGACCTCGGTTGA
- a CDS encoding response regulator transcription factor translates to MAIRVIVADDQEIVRTGLAMILNAQPDIEVVGEVGDGHRAVELARRLRPEVCLFDIRMPGVDGIEATRRLAGPAVPDPLAVVVITTFDLDEYVYAALRAGARGFLLKDAGTALLTQAVRAAAAGDALIAPNITTRLLRAFADAGPAAPPRQPVDALTLREEEVLVAVARGRTNTEIAEELHISLSTVKTHIASLMVKLGVRNRVEIAMWAYHTDRVRNGPA, encoded by the coding sequence GTGGCCATTCGTGTGATCGTCGCCGACGACCAGGAAATCGTCCGTACCGGCCTGGCGATGATCCTCAACGCTCAACCGGACATCGAGGTGGTGGGCGAGGTGGGCGACGGTCACCGGGCCGTCGAACTCGCCCGGCGACTACGTCCGGAGGTGTGCCTGTTCGACATCCGGATGCCCGGCGTGGACGGCATCGAGGCCACCCGTCGCCTCGCCGGCCCGGCCGTGCCCGACCCCTTGGCGGTGGTCGTGATCACCACCTTCGACCTCGACGAGTACGTCTACGCCGCGCTCCGCGCCGGAGCCCGTGGTTTCCTGCTCAAGGACGCCGGCACGGCGCTGCTCACCCAGGCCGTGCGGGCCGCCGCCGCCGGTGACGCGCTCATCGCGCCGAACATCACCACCCGACTGCTCCGGGCCTTCGCCGACGCGGGTCCGGCTGCGCCGCCGCGGCAGCCGGTCGACGCGCTCACCCTGCGCGAGGAGGAGGTGCTGGTGGCCGTCGCGCGCGGTCGCACCAACACCGAGATCGCCGAGGAGTTGCACATCAGCCTCAGCACGGTGAAGACCCACATCGCCAGCCTGATGGTCAAGCTCGGCGTCCGAAACCGGGTGGAGATCGCGATGTGGGCGTACCACACCGACCGCGTCCGTAACGGCCCGGCGTAG
- a CDS encoding excinuclease ABC subunit UvrA — protein MSRDDRSAPSAADSHDLIRVQGARENNLKDVTVELPKRRLTVFTGVSGSGKSSLVFSTIAAESQRLINETYSAFIQGFMPTLARPEVDVLDGLTTAIIVDQERMAANPRSTVGTATDANAMLRILFSRLGKPHIGSPQAYSFNVASISGAGAVTIERGGTTTKERRSFSITGGMCPRCEGTGRVTDIDLTALYDDSKSLNEGAITVPGYSMDGWYGRIYRGSGFFDPDKPIRKYTKKELHDLLHKEPTKIKVDGINLTYTGLIPQIQKSFLSKDVEAMQPHIRAFVERAVTFTICPDCGGTRLSEAARSSKIDGVNIADACAMQISDLAGWVRGLREPSVAPLLASLQHTLDSFVEIGLGYLSLDRPSGTLSGGEAQRTKMIRHLGSSLTDVTYVFDEPTIGLHPHDIQQMNRLLLRLRDKGNTVLVVEHKPETIAIADHVVDLGPGAGTAGGTVCFEGTVEGLRSSGTLTGRHLDDRATLKESARTPTGHLPIRRASTHNLRDVDVDIPLGVLVVVTGVAGSGKSSLVHGSIPPGAGVVSIDQGAIRGSRRSNPATYTGLLDPIRKAFAKANGVKPALFSANSEGACPNCNGAGVIYTDLAMMAGVATVCEECEGKRFQASVLEYRFGGRDIAEVLAMPVSEAEEFFGSGEARTPAAHRILSRLAEVGLGYLSLGQPLTTLSGGERQRLKLATHMAEQSGVYVLDEPTTGLHLADVEHLLGLLDRLVDSGKSVIVIEHHQAVMAHADWIIDLGPGAGHDGGRVVFEGTPADLVAARSTLTGEHLAAYVGG, from the coding sequence ATGAGCAGGGACGACCGGTCGGCGCCATCCGCCGCCGACAGCCACGATCTGATCCGGGTGCAGGGTGCCCGGGAGAACAATCTCAAGGACGTCACCGTCGAGCTGCCGAAGCGCCGGCTCACGGTCTTCACCGGCGTCTCCGGCTCGGGCAAGAGCTCGCTGGTGTTCAGCACCATCGCGGCGGAGTCGCAGCGGCTGATCAACGAGACCTACAGCGCGTTCATCCAGGGCTTCATGCCGACGCTGGCCCGGCCGGAGGTCGACGTCCTCGACGGGCTGACCACCGCGATCATCGTCGACCAGGAGCGGATGGCCGCGAACCCGCGGTCCACCGTCGGCACCGCCACCGACGCCAACGCCATGCTGCGGATCCTGTTCAGTCGGCTCGGCAAGCCGCACATCGGATCGCCTCAGGCGTACTCCTTCAATGTCGCCTCGATCAGTGGCGCCGGCGCGGTGACCATCGAACGTGGTGGCACCACGACGAAGGAGCGGCGGAGTTTCAGCATCACCGGTGGCATGTGCCCGCGCTGCGAAGGCACCGGGCGGGTCACCGACATCGATCTGACCGCGCTGTACGACGACAGCAAGTCGCTCAACGAGGGCGCGATCACCGTGCCCGGTTACAGCATGGACGGGTGGTACGGCCGGATCTACCGGGGGAGCGGCTTCTTCGACCCGGACAAACCAATCCGGAAATACACCAAAAAGGAGCTGCACGACCTGCTCCACAAGGAGCCAACCAAGATCAAGGTTGACGGGATCAACCTGACCTACACGGGTCTGATCCCGCAGATTCAGAAGTCGTTCCTGTCCAAGGACGTCGAGGCGATGCAGCCGCACATCCGCGCCTTCGTGGAACGGGCGGTCACCTTCACGATCTGCCCCGACTGTGGCGGCACCCGGTTGAGCGAGGCGGCCCGCTCATCGAAGATCGACGGCGTCAACATCGCCGACGCCTGCGCGATGCAGATCAGCGATCTCGCCGGGTGGGTGCGCGGGCTGCGCGAGCCCTCCGTGGCGCCGCTGCTGGCATCGTTGCAGCACACCCTCGATTCCTTCGTCGAGATCGGGCTCGGCTACCTCAGCCTGGACCGGCCGTCCGGGACGCTCTCCGGCGGCGAGGCGCAACGCACCAAGATGATCCGCCACCTCGGGTCGTCGCTGACCGACGTCACCTACGTCTTCGACGAACCCACCATCGGGCTGCACCCGCACGACATCCAGCAGATGAACCGCCTGCTGCTGCGGCTGCGCGACAAGGGCAACACCGTGCTCGTCGTGGAGCACAAGCCGGAGACGATCGCCATCGCCGACCACGTCGTCGACCTGGGCCCCGGGGCCGGCACGGCGGGCGGCACCGTCTGTTTCGAGGGCACCGTCGAGGGGCTGCGGTCCAGCGGTACGCTCACCGGCCGCCACCTCGACGACCGGGCCACCCTCAAGGAGTCGGCGCGTACGCCCACCGGGCACCTGCCGATCCGCAGGGCATCGACGCACAACCTGCGCGACGTCGACGTCGACATTCCGCTCGGGGTGCTGGTCGTGGTCACCGGTGTCGCCGGGTCGGGCAAGAGTTCGCTGGTGCACGGGTCGATCCCGCCCGGCGCCGGGGTGGTGTCGATCGACCAGGGCGCGATCCGTGGCTCGCGGCGGAGCAACCCGGCTACGTACACCGGGTTGCTCGACCCGATCCGGAAGGCGTTCGCGAAGGCCAACGGGGTGAAGCCGGCGCTGTTCAGCGCCAACTCCGAAGGCGCCTGCCCCAACTGCAACGGCGCCGGCGTGATCTACACCGACCTGGCGATGATGGCCGGCGTCGCCACCGTGTGCGAGGAGTGCGAGGGCAAGCGGTTCCAGGCATCCGTCCTGGAGTACCGCTTCGGCGGCCGGGACATCGCCGAGGTGCTCGCGATGCCGGTGAGCGAGGCGGAGGAGTTCTTCGGGTCCGGCGAGGCGCGTACGCCGGCCGCGCACCGCATCCTCAGCCGGCTCGCCGAGGTCGGCCTCGGCTACCTCAGCCTCGGCCAGCCGCTCACCACGCTCTCCGGCGGTGAGCGGCAGCGGCTCAAGTTGGCCACTCACATGGCCGAGCAGAGCGGGGTCTACGTGCTCGACGAGCCGACCACCGGGTTGCACCTCGCCGACGTCGAGCACCTGCTCGGTCTGCTCGACCGGCTGGTCGACTCCGGCAAGTCGGTGATCGTCATCGAACACCACCAGGCGGTCATGGCCCACGCCGACTGGATCATCGACCTGGGTCCGGGCGCCGGTCACGACGGCGGCCGGGTGGTCTTCGAGGGCACTCCCGCCGATCTCGTCGCTGCCCGGTCCACCCTCACCGGCGAGCACCTCGCCGCCTACGTGGGGGGCTGA
- a CDS encoding SulP family inorganic anion transporter, whose protein sequence is MSSMMSAVARPRLSRPSWLSPKVFRTEVLAGLVVALALIPEAISFSILAGVDPRVGLFASFTMAVVISICGGRPAMISAATGAIALVVAPLAKEHGLDYLVAAVILGGAIQVLLAALGVAKLMRFIPRSVMVGFVNALAILIFAAQVPYLLGVPWLVYPLVALALVIMVGLPRLTRAVPAPLVAIVVLTVITVAAAVTVPTVGDQGELPDSLPTVGLPQIPWTMDTLALIAPYAVGIALVGLMESLMTAKLVDDITDTHSNKTRESWGQGVANIVTGFFGGMGGCAMIGQTMINVKASGARTRLSTFLSGVFLLILVVALGDVVATIPMAALVAVMIIVAVSTFDWHSVAPATLKRMPLGETLVMVTTVATTLATHNLAIGVVAGVLTAMVIFARRVAHLVEVTSVLDPEGGTRIYSVHGELFFASSNDLVYQFDYAGDPDKVIIDMSRAHVWDASSVAALDAITTKYADRGKTVEIVELNQPSAAIHGSLAGTLSAGH, encoded by the coding sequence ATGTCTTCGATGATGTCCGCGGTCGCCCGGCCGCGTCTGTCCCGCCCGTCCTGGCTGTCGCCGAAGGTGTTCCGGACCGAGGTCCTCGCCGGGCTGGTGGTGGCCCTGGCATTGATTCCGGAGGCGATCAGCTTCTCGATCCTGGCCGGGGTGGATCCGCGGGTCGGATTGTTCGCCTCGTTCACCATGGCCGTGGTCATCTCGATCTGCGGTGGCCGGCCGGCGATGATCAGCGCGGCGACCGGCGCAATCGCCCTGGTCGTCGCGCCCCTGGCGAAGGAGCACGGCCTCGACTACCTGGTCGCGGCGGTGATCCTGGGCGGGGCGATCCAGGTGCTGCTGGCCGCCCTCGGGGTGGCGAAGTTGATGCGGTTCATCCCGCGTAGCGTGATGGTCGGTTTCGTCAACGCGTTGGCCATCCTGATCTTCGCCGCGCAGGTGCCGTACCTGCTCGGCGTGCCGTGGCTGGTCTACCCGCTGGTCGCCCTCGCCCTGGTGATCATGGTTGGACTGCCCCGACTCACCCGGGCGGTTCCCGCCCCGCTCGTGGCGATCGTCGTGCTCACCGTGATCACGGTGGCCGCCGCGGTGACCGTACCGACCGTCGGCGACCAGGGTGAACTGCCGGACAGCCTGCCCACTGTCGGGCTGCCGCAGATCCCCTGGACGATGGACACCTTGGCGCTGATCGCCCCCTACGCCGTCGGTATCGCGCTGGTCGGGCTGATGGAGTCACTGATGACCGCCAAGCTGGTCGACGACATCACCGACACCCACTCCAACAAGACCCGCGAGTCCTGGGGTCAGGGCGTGGCCAACATCGTCACCGGCTTCTTCGGTGGCATGGGCGGTTGCGCCATGATCGGCCAGACGATGATCAACGTGAAGGCGTCCGGTGCCCGGACCCGACTGTCGACGTTCCTGTCCGGTGTCTTCCTGCTCATCCTGGTCGTGGCGCTTGGCGACGTGGTCGCCACCATCCCGATGGCCGCCCTCGTCGCCGTGATGATCATCGTTGCGGTCTCCACCTTCGACTGGCACTCGGTCGCCCCCGCCACGCTCAAGCGCATGCCACTTGGCGAGACCCTGGTCATGGTCACCACGGTCGCCACCACCCTGGCCACCCACAATCTGGCCATCGGTGTCGTCGCCGGCGTGCTCACCGCCATGGTGATCTTCGCCCGCCGGGTCGCCCACCTCGTCGAGGTCACCAGCGTGCTCGACCCCGAGGGCGGTACCCGCATCTACTCCGTACACGGCGAACTCTTCTTCGCCTCCAGCAACGACCTGGTCTACCAGTTCGACTACGCCGGCGACCCCGACAAGGTGATCATCGACATGAGTCGCGCCCACGTCTGGGACGCCTCATCCGTCGCCGCCCTGGACGCCATCACCACCAAGTACGCCGACCGCGGCAAGACCGTCGAGATCGTCGAACTGAACCAGCCCAGCGCGGCGATCCACGGCAGCCTCGCCGGCACCCTCAGCGCGGGCCACTGA
- a CDS encoding VOC family protein, which yields MDITIHASFLPHNDPDAALAFYRDLLGFEVRNDVGYQGMRWITVGPPGQPGTSVVLHPPAADPGVTDEERRTITEMMAKGTYASILLATPDLDGVFERLQASDAEIVQEPTEQPYGVRDCAVRDAAGNMIRIQEVR from the coding sequence ATGGACATCACGATTCACGCCAGCTTCCTGCCGCACAACGACCCGGACGCCGCCCTGGCCTTCTACCGGGATCTCCTCGGCTTCGAGGTTCGCAACGATGTCGGCTACCAGGGCATGCGCTGGATCACCGTCGGCCCACCCGGTCAACCCGGGACCTCGGTCGTGCTGCATCCACCGGCGGCCGATCCCGGGGTGACCGACGAGGAACGCCGTACCATCACCGAGATGATGGCCAAGGGCACCTACGCCTCGATCCTGCTGGCCACGCCCGACCTCGACGGCGTGTTCGAGCGGTTGCAGGCCAGCGACGCCGAGATCGTGCAGGAGCCGACCGAGCAGCCGTACGGGGTTCGTGACTGCGCCGTCCGGGACGCCGCCGGCAACATGATCCGTATTCAGGAAGTGCGATGA
- a CDS encoding HNH endonuclease family protein, whose amino-acid sequence MAQLRKVAIVSVVAVALSVVLVPPAAHATPPNIPSHSTAVSRLNSLTVAAESNQSSYNRDLFPHWITITGACNTREQVLKRDGSNVVVNSSCYPTSGSWYSPYDGVTRTNPADISIDHVVPLAEAWRSGAWAWSTSRRQTYANDLGGPELWAVTGTVNSSKGDKDPAAWKPPRAAFHCTYARAWIQVKWYYGLTVNSAEKSALNTMLNTC is encoded by the coding sequence GTGGCTCAGCTACGCAAGGTCGCCATCGTCTCGGTGGTCGCCGTGGCCCTGTCGGTCGTACTCGTGCCGCCGGCCGCCCACGCCACACCGCCCAACATCCCCTCCCACAGCACGGCGGTGAGCCGGCTGAACTCGCTCACCGTCGCGGCCGAGTCCAACCAGTCCAGCTACAACCGCGACCTGTTCCCGCACTGGATCACCATCACCGGTGCCTGCAATACCCGCGAGCAGGTGCTCAAGCGCGACGGCAGCAACGTCGTGGTGAACTCCAGCTGTTATCCGACCTCCGGGTCCTGGTACAGCCCGTACGACGGGGTGACCCGTACGAACCCCGCCGACATCTCCATCGACCACGTGGTGCCGCTGGCCGAGGCGTGGCGTTCGGGCGCCTGGGCCTGGAGCACCTCGCGTCGCCAGACCTACGCCAACGACCTCGGCGGGCCGGAGCTGTGGGCGGTCACCGGCACCGTCAACTCGTCGAAGGGGGACAAGGACCCGGCCGCCTGGAAGCCGCCGCGCGCGGCCTTCCACTGCACCTACGCCCGGGCCTGGATCCAGGTGAAGTGGTACTACGGCCTCACCGTGAACAGCGCGGAGAAGTCGGCGTTGAACACCATGCTCAACACCTGCTGA
- a CDS encoding helix-turn-helix transcriptional regulator gives MTSRSATEQRLGDLARLRRVRDRIDREYAQPLDVEALARGVNMSAGHLSRQFRLAYGESPYGYLMTRRIERAMALLRRGDLSVTDVCFAVGCSSLGTFSTRFTELVGVPPTVYRRDAARSTRGMPSCVVKQVTRPVRNREAAALAAQLA, from the coding sequence GTGACCAGCAGATCCGCCACCGAACAGCGCCTCGGCGACCTGGCCCGGCTGCGCCGCGTGCGCGACCGCATCGACCGGGAGTACGCGCAGCCGTTGGATGTCGAGGCGCTCGCCCGTGGGGTCAACATGTCGGCCGGGCACCTCAGCCGCCAGTTCCGGCTGGCCTACGGCGAATCCCCGTACGGCTACCTGATGACCCGGCGCATCGAGCGGGCCATGGCGCTGCTGCGCCGTGGTGACCTGAGCGTCACCGATGTCTGTTTCGCGGTCGGCTGTTCGTCGCTGGGCACCTTCAGCACTCGCTTCACCGAACTGGTCGGCGTGCCGCCGACCGTCTACCGGCGCGACGCGGCCCGCTCGACGCGGGGGATGCCCTCCTGCGTGGTCAAACAGGTGACCAGACCGGTCAGGAATCGAGAAGCAGCGGCCCTCGCGGCGCAGCTAGCGTGA
- a CDS encoding NUDIX hydrolase, whose protein sequence is MSTDEPSERLARVLEAVPDHDEGAVTTDQLCSAAGFGDAGPAAEVVAGFLRLSGAVVLTEDPATGRHTVKAASPAAALFLKSLAAYVRSGTPVLDNWARAGTTEPPYQPQQVLAGAQFLYVIEHRRLSLDPQASPLRSGRVVQVLIKTRLRLLGPRYLMIYDRAARQYQLPGGHVRSDDLDPLATAVRELEEELPGFTFDLRRDRLVELGEVEVVQQSRTYGAVTRYRMHFVQLTSTRRELKAGPDGQWVTERALLEEGRLVEGSGVNTTGLRRLVAGLPGGLGRLAPGLVLGRRPSTTVLIREKPWEVLGAVLSVAGIVVAIVQLVAEWGVG, encoded by the coding sequence ATGAGCACCGACGAACCATCCGAACGGCTGGCGCGGGTGTTGGAGGCCGTACCCGACCACGACGAAGGGGCGGTCACCACCGACCAACTCTGCTCGGCAGCCGGGTTCGGCGACGCCGGGCCAGCGGCGGAGGTGGTCGCCGGGTTCCTGCGGCTCTCGGGTGCCGTGGTGCTGACCGAGGATCCGGCCACCGGCCGGCACACGGTGAAGGCGGCGAGCCCGGCGGCGGCCCTGTTCCTCAAGAGCCTCGCCGCCTACGTACGCAGCGGCACCCCGGTGCTCGACAACTGGGCGCGAGCGGGTACCACCGAGCCGCCGTACCAGCCGCAGCAGGTACTGGCCGGCGCGCAGTTCCTGTACGTGATCGAGCACCGCCGTCTCAGCCTCGACCCGCAGGCGTCGCCGCTACGGTCCGGGCGGGTGGTCCAGGTGCTGATCAAGACACGCCTGCGGCTGCTCGGCCCGCGCTACCTGATGATCTACGACCGGGCGGCCCGGCAGTATCAGCTGCCCGGCGGGCACGTGCGCTCCGACGACCTGGACCCGTTGGCCACGGCGGTCCGGGAGTTGGAGGAGGAGCTACCCGGGTTCACCTTCGACCTCCGGCGGGACCGGCTGGTCGAGTTGGGCGAGGTCGAGGTCGTCCAACAATCGCGCACCTACGGTGCCGTCACCCGGTACCGGATGCACTTCGTCCAGTTGACGTCCACCCGCCGGGAGCTCAAGGCGGGACCGGACGGGCAGTGGGTCACCGAGCGGGCCCTGCTGGAGGAGGGGCGGCTGGTCGAGGGCAGCGGTGTCAACACGACCGGGTTGCGGCGGCTCGTCGCGGGACTGCCCGGTGGGCTGGGCCGGCTGGCACCTGGGCTCGTGCTGGGTCGGCGGCCGTCGACCACCGTACTGATCAGGGAGAAGCCCTGGGAGGTGCTCGGCGCGGTGCTTAGTGTCGCCGGGATCGTCGTCGCGATCGTCCAGCTGGTCGCCGAGTGGGGAGTCGGCTGA
- a CDS encoding DUF2306 domain-containing protein → MPSSDRPTWLIPAGLLLLSAVPVVAGGLRLTELAGGARVLPDGDRIASAPLPVIAHIVAVTMFSVLGAFQFAPRFRRRHRRWHRTAGRILVPCGLLTALSGLWLTLFLPPGELDSGALVAVRVVVSVAMAGSIVLGFVAIRRRDFGRHRAWMIRGYAIGMGAGTQFFTQMAWLAAVGPLTTSGRTGTMTAAWLINVMLAEWIIRRRGGTAGAHPAVRGRRARADTALPV, encoded by the coding sequence GTGCCGTCTTCCGACAGGCCGACCTGGCTCATCCCCGCCGGTCTACTGCTGCTCAGCGCGGTGCCGGTGGTCGCCGGCGGCCTCCGCCTCACCGAACTGGCCGGTGGCGCCCGGGTGTTGCCCGACGGTGACCGGATCGCCTCGGCCCCGCTGCCCGTGATCGCCCACATCGTCGCGGTGACCATGTTCAGCGTCCTCGGCGCCTTCCAGTTCGCACCCCGGTTCCGTCGACGTCACCGCCGCTGGCACCGGACCGCCGGCCGGATCCTGGTCCCCTGTGGGCTGCTCACCGCACTGAGCGGGCTGTGGCTGACCCTGTTCCTGCCCCCGGGCGAACTCGACAGCGGCGCGCTGGTCGCCGTCCGCGTGGTGGTCAGCGTCGCCATGGCCGGGTCGATCGTCCTCGGCTTCGTGGCGATCCGGCGCCGCGACTTCGGCCGGCACCGCGCCTGGATGATCCGTGGTTACGCCATCGGGATGGGCGCGGGCACCCAGTTCTTCACCCAGATGGCCTGGCTCGCCGCCGTCGGTCCACTCACCACGTCCGGCCGGACCGGGACGATGACCGCCGCCTGGCTGATCAACGTGATGCTGGCGGAATGGATCATCCGGCGGCGCGGCGGTACCGCCGGAGCACACCCGGCGGTTCGCGGTCGGCGCGCCCGGGCGGACACGGCGCTTCCCGTGTGA